The stretch of DNA GCTGGCAAAAATACCATATACAAAGTTGCATTTGAAAGTGGCACTAGGGCTTTACAAGGAAGGTTTCATTGATTCTGTTACTAGAGGCTCCACTGCCGGCCCAGACCTGAAACCAGTGGAGGTTACCTACGACAATATCGCTACGCGGAGACTTTGGCTGGGCCTGAAGTACCGTAACGGTCAGCCCGTGCTGAGCAAATTCACATTAATCTCCAAACCTAATAGAAGAGTTTTTGTGTCTGTGCCAGAattggagcagctggcctCGGGAAAGAATCTGAGATACATTCCGCAGCTAAAACCAGGTGAGATTGTTTTTGTGAAGACAAAAGACAACGAGGTGATGACCATGATCGAggctttgaaaagaaacCTCGAGTGCGAATTATTGTGCAGAGTTCGTTAATGTATATAGCCAGAAAAATAGAACGCGAATTAAATATATTAGGCCATGACGGAAAATAGCATCGCTTCGATTTTGACCGGGAAACCTAACACCGAGTCTAAGGTCAGCAAATCTTTCAGCCGGAAGAGCCAGGTTTCATCTACAGCAAGCTTAAAACGTGAGCCCAAACAGGGCTGGAGATCGCATGGATCGCACTGCTTGACCTATGCTCTTGATACCAAATTGACAGCACCAGTGAAGGTTGCAGCCTTTGATCTCGATGATACATTAATCACAACCAAGTCGGGATACAAGTTCGGATGCGGCTCTTTCGACTGGAAATTCAAGTTTGACGTGCCCGGAATATTCACCAAGTTGCAAGCCGAAGACTACACAATAGTGATTTTTTCGAACCAAGCGTCGGTGGTCAACGCACCTGACTCCAAAAGCTTGAAGATCCTGACCACGAAAATAGACGATATCATCAAGcatttggaaaaaccaGTCATCTACTACGCAAGcacaagaaaatcaaggaaaGACAAGTCCAAACACGACTTGGACTTATACACCCTCTTCCGAAAACCGAACACTGGTATGTTCAGCCAGTTTCTAGAAGACTACCAGCTCACAGAAGAAATGCTAGACCGAGACAACAGCTTTTTCGTGGGCGACGCCGCTGGACGACCAGGGGATTTCAGTGACTCTGACCTCAAATTTGCCGAGAATTTGAAGCTCCAGTTCTACAGTCCAGAAGAATATTTCCCAAGCATGAAGCACGTAACCAACGAGGATGGTTGATGCGATAATTTGGGGGTCGATCTAGGATCTGCGCTCAGCAGTAAGAATATCGAAGATTCTACTATCACAGCCAAGAAAACAGAGATCAAACTAAACAAGGGACTTGGAAATCCTCAACTCCATCGATCGAATACCGAACGACTGGTATCAGACTCCAACTTGCATAGTCGTCAACACTGTTCTCTCTAGGCCAGCACAGATCCGATTAGGTAATCAAATAATTgtaagaaaaaaaaattctcGTTACTTTATTCAAGCTTTATACTCGAATTCTGGAGATTACCCGGCACCTAAATAATCACGAAAAACTATCGTTTTGTTTAGTGTGCGCAAGATGGCATCCATAAAGAACGAGTCTGactacgaggacgacgaagTGTTTCAGGAGACTGAGGACAAAAGCGACGTCGATTATGAGGAGgatgaagaaaaagaagaagaagaaaaggAACACAATTCACAGACggagaagaagccaaaaGAGAAGCCCgtgaagaaagagaaacaAACACCAGACGCCCCAGAGCTAAGACTGGCcgatgacgaggacggaGAGGTGTATTATGTTGAAGCTCAGCGGACTCGAGGACGTGGTCGTCCTCGTTTGGGTAAGAGACGGAAAATGGATGATGAAGGAGACCCTAATAACAAATACCGGAACATACTTACGGATGAGGATGGGAATCcgatcaaaatcaaggacgacgaagTTATAACTCCAGAAGACCCAAAGGGAGAAACAAAAGTGAATAAGATGGGCCAACTACTGGGAGGTCGCCAATACAAGTGTCGTATTTTTAAGGTTCCTCAGAGAGGACAAAAGTACTACATGATTGCTACCGAAGCTGCGCGTTTGGTGGGATACAGAGATTCATACTTTTtattccagaaacacaaacgGTTATTCAAGATCACTCTTGGCGATACAGAAAAGCTCGATCTGATAGCCAATGGCGTGCTTCCTAACTCTTACAAGACAAGAACCATATTCTTAGTGACTGCTAGATCTATCTTCAAGGAATTCGGTGCCAAAATAGTTGTGAATGGAAAGCAGGTGGATGACGATTACTACGAACAGAAAGCTATTGAATCTGGTGCTCAACGAGGTGCTCCAGCCGTGATAACATTTGATTACTATAACGAGAACAATGATCAAAAACGCGTCGCTATGCTTACTCCAGGTATCACGGGTTTTGAGCGCGCATTTGTGCAGGCCAGTAATCCTCACATGACCTGGATATATGACCAGGCTTTGAGTGTGCGGAAGTTCGATGCTGAGTTGCTCAACGACAGACTAGAGATCCTGAAGTCAAAGTTTATGAGGGATCCATACACCGGAGTCAACCATGTTCCAGATATCATGCAGCCTACGACATGTTCCATACAGAAGCTCCACGATAGTCGTAAACTGAAATTTGACATAGTGATCCAAGACAAGGGCGTCATCAAGACCGGCTTAGAAGACGTGCCGCTGGAAATTTTCGatggtgttgttgatgaggagACGAAGCAAGCGATACTCAAACAGCAAGAGCTCGAGCGTGCCTAGAAATTTGTATGTGGTCTTCGAAATCTGTAATTATCAATGTACGATAGATTATCTgatatatttttcgaaCTCCGATCcgaaatttttttgattgtTATTTTATCTCGATGGAATGTCAAACAGCAAATTGCGGCAGGGAGTTGAGGTGCCACCTTACATATCTGCCATGGGTGGTGCCGTATCTGGGCTAGTTGCCAGAATGGTGATTGCCCCAATAGATATTATAAAGATTCGATTACAGCTTAACGGTGGTCAGGATAGATATAGAGGAATAATTCAGACAGTGCGAACAATCCTGCACAATGAGGGAATACGAGCGTTCTGGAAAGGAAATTTACCAGCAGAAATCATGTATTTGATATACGGGGCCACGCAGTTTGCTACGTATTCGACTttgaaccagctggtgtCAGACACAGAGAAAACGTTGGAGCTCAAGGTTCCGGGATCGGTTCATGCTGTCACCATTGGAGCGCTTTCCGGCTGTGTTTCAACAGTGATGTCCTATCCGTTCGATGTGCTTCGTACTCGTTTGGCGGCTAAAGAGAACCCCTATTTCACCTCTTTTCTGGCAGAAGCGAAAGAAATGTACGCCAAGGACGGAATTAGGGCCTTTTTCAGGGGAATACAGCTGTCCATGGGATACGTTTCTTTATCCATGGGTGTATCGTTTGGCGTGTATTCGTTTTACAAAGACCATATGGCCAACACTCCGCTGGAACCGGCTGCTGGCCTTGTTGCAGGTACGATTTCGAAAACTTTTGTGTATCCTTTGGATCTAGTTAAAAGAAGGAAGCACATGGCCCATGAAGGAAGGTTTGTGGCAACAATGCGCAATATCCTGGCTACAGAGGGTATTCGAGGAGCATACCATGGGCTAACGCCAGCTCTTATTAAAGCGGCTCCTACCGCTGCGGTCAGTTTTTGGTGCTATGAATGGACAGTGGATTGGTTAATGCGCGCAAAAGATAAATTCACTTGAATAATTAATTCAGATCGGTTTAATATACATACTCTTTCAGGtatccttcttctccaagCAAGGAATCCCAACTTTCCAATTCCACCGCCAGTTCTCCCTTGAATCTTTTATTAAGCTCGTTATCCACCAGCTTCGAATAACTCCAATCGAGAAAATCTTCCATATTGTAGCTGTATTTATTGAACGGCTGTGTGAAAATTTTAGCCAGGGAACCGACATTGGGGTGATAGTGATGAATGACGGCCTCGAGCTCCCATGCAGATGATTCTAGTGCGTTTGTCTTGGCTGGATCCCGCTCTTTGTCGTCAAACTGGTCCGCTGTCTCGCGTTCTGTGCAGTGGATCAAGAGCATACATGTTGGGTgtcttttgagcaaattgTACACAAACGGGATCACACAGACGATTCCGGATGGCGGAGCGGTCAAACATAGTCGTCCGAGCCGTTTGATAAATGATGCCACGATAGCCGACGAAATGTGCGTTGAACTCATGAAAATGTCCAATAGTCGGAAGAAACGTGACCTGTAGCTGAGATGCAGGAGTTCGGGAGTCAGAATTGCATACAGTTTGGTGTAGAAGTCGGGATATTCCAAGTTGTATTGCCTCATTAGTTCCCATAGACCATTGAGCGACAGGATGGATAAACTGATATCCTTGACATTGAATCCAAGGTTGTATGAGTCGGTCAAAAAGTCCATCAACTTGGTAGGAttgttgaaaaatggaATGATTCGCTTATGTAGGATTAACAAAAATGCCTTGTATTGTTCTGGTAGCAATTTCAAGTTGATTAGTTTGAGAATGCATTTCTCGAATGTAGATCTAAATTGGCGCATGTTGGAAACTGTCTTGGGTGGGTTATCAACGTACATTGTTAGCTCTGGGTTCTTCAAATCGTATAGTGGTTGTGGTTTGATGACCGTAATCACGTTGGATACTATCAGCTGCTGCGTATCTGGGTCTAGCTCTGTTTCTAAGATTGATCTCAGTTCACTGAAAAAGAAATATCGAAGGTCCCAGTATTTGTTGAAATAGGACTCTCTAAAttccaagatcaagaaattgtCAATAGTTGCATCGTGGGCTAGCATTTGAGACAAGTTTCCCGTAATTAGCAGATGCTGAAGGACAAGTTTATAAGTAcgatttgagaaaaatggTTCGTCTTTGTTGGAGCTGAAGTGCTTACTTTCGATCTTGACGAACTTCATGAGCGAATCCAAATTGTCCATTTTCAAAGCATACACACcctcgttgtcgatgtcAATTTTCCATGTCTCAACCAAACAGAGCTTAAAATCATCGTATTTGCTCTTTAGCCACTTTCTCACGGTTTCTTTTTGTTCGTTCTCAAAACTGGTTAGCTTCAGCTGCTTTGTGGTAATTATATGATCAAACACTTTCAGTAAGGTCAAGGAAACGAACCTTGTCAATATGTTGAGGTCTTCGTTTGTATCAGTTCCAAACTCTTTGAGAAGAGCTTTGTACTCATCTATCAATATTGCAATATTGTTGAAATATTTCGGAGACTCCCTGATCTGATTATGGAGTTCCTTTACTCTCTCTATGGTGAGTTTCTCGGGCTCACTGGCCGTCTCGGTAGCCTTTTTCCTCCTTACTGGTGCCATACtgatctgaaaaattatctgaaaattattttcttaATCTCGGGCTGCATAACCCTCTCCAGGTATTTAGtggatttttttccagaatgAAAATTATCCTTCCTAGTTTTTACTAAGAAATGATGAAAACTAGGCGCTGTTTTTTAACACACCCGGTTTCCCTCCTTCGGGAATAAGCTGTTCTTCGGGATGGCTTTGGGAAAGCATGGGTGAAAGCGTTTGGCGCAAATTTATCTTGTTACAACATTTGTTGCAAGACGCTTTTGTACCTTCTGAATTAAAGTAGAAATTAGGAAGAGATATATAAACTCTAATATATTACATTGAATATAGTCCCACGTAGCAGGCCAAAAGGTGGGTTTTTCGAGCAACTCAGTCGATCTGAGAAAATGCGAGGAGTTCAATCTGTATATGGCATGCGAGAACAACAGCTATGCACAATTGTGGTTTGACTCATCTCTCCACGTCAACGCCATACGAACCATAGCTACATTAGTCatcgtcgatgtcgatTTCCGGAATCTCGAAGTCTGATTCATCAGCTGAAGGAGAGCCTGATGGAGATTGTGCTGACGATGCTTGTTCGACTGCAACCGGCTTCACATCTTCGACTGAAGCCTGTGCAACGTCCATATTCTCCACAAGCGATCCAACAGGCTTGAAGATCATTTTCTCGTAGTCTGAGACGTCATCTTTCGAAGTGGTCTCCAACGATTCCTTAGTCTCTTCTATGGTATCCTCTTTTAGATTATCCTTTGCCGGTGCCTCAACAGTCACCGTtttttcgatcttgattttcttgactGGTCtctcttcgtcttcgtcttctccttctctttccTGCTCCCTTTCTTCTATTAATGCTTGATCGCCAACTCTTTTGGTAGGAAGCACTGGAAGTCGCGGATTCAAGAACACGCTAACCAGTTCATCGTCATCTAGCAGCTGCTTCACCATTGGTAGCACACTAGCATTGGCCTCTTTATGAGGGTAAAGCAATGCAGCATGAAGCAGCTCCTTCATCTCAGCGCCTTTGACAGCATCTAAGATGATCACACGCAGAATCTCAGACTGCTTCGAGTAGTTCACGACGCATCTGGTGAGCAAAACTTTGAAATATTGTCTCAGCACATTTTTCTGATCCTGAGTAGCCTCTGTGATGAAGGTCTTTTGATCAGAAAGAAGGTCCGACATGGACACATTTTTCAGCCTCTGTTCGCTGCTCTTAACCAGCCCCTGTGGAACGCGTGGTTTCGAGAGTATCAATGCTGCGTCGATGGATTTGTGCAAAAGACTCATATTTGTGAACCCttccacaagctccaagAAGTTGATGCGGGTTTTCAAACCGGCGAAAATCAGCTCTGGGTTATCTAAAACACCTGCCTCATCAACTATAATTCTGCCGTTAACTCTGCTCACAGGAATCAGTGTGTCAATCGAGGAAAGAACAGAATTTAAATGTGGGAGCAGGTCTCCGCCAAATATATCCGGCAACACATTTAGAAGCTTCAGTCCAACGTGGTTCATGAGTGTCGCAGACTGTGCTATGATTTGGCGCAGCGTCACGTCTCGAATATCTCTTTTTATAGGAGTGAATCTGTGGTCGATGCCTACAAGAATCTGGCCTATCATCAATAAATAGCCGATTGGCGCTTTAACCTGGGGAGTGGGCACTTGCAGAAACTCGACCAGTAAGTTCACCAGCAAGTCAACTCTGGAAACTATTTTCATGATCTGTAAAGGACTCTCGTTGAGGTCAATGTCCAATGGAGGAAAGCTTGGCTCGAATTTTTCTGGCACGCTAGGAAGAGCGTTGAGCTGTTGCATCAGGTCCTCATCTTCATCGAGGCTCATGAACTCGGAGTATATCTGAATGACTGATTTTGTCTCTTGAACGTAATGGTTGAACTTTGTTCTCCACAGCTCACTAGTGCTATTCTTGGTCAGACTAAATGAAAGGAGTGCCAAAGATTTGAAGATTTTATGCTGTAGCTGGTACTCAAATTTGTTAAACCCATCGGATCCCAAAAGCCCCAAAAGTGCTCTTTCAAACTTTGAACCAAAGGGACGGAAGGTGGTGGAGTTGTTTTTCAACAGATCATAGAGAAGATCAATAGCTTTTTGCGGAACCAGATTGATGATCTCAAGCAGAGATCCGATGACTGAGGGCAGTTTGGGAGTTAGAACTTCCCGAGTCAGTGCATGCTTGCCTCTGATATTGCCTATGATAAATGATAGGGCGTCACAGCAGCTTTCTAGTGTCACAATTGCATAGACGGGGGCCGAGGCCTCGTCTTTGATGAAACATTTGGACTCGAGAGCTTTGATCAAAGCCCCCAAATACTTGGATGTGTACTCAGAAGCTGTGATCTCAATATGCGTGTTGAGTACAATCGCCAATTTCGAGCCTAGCCAGCGATACCTGACATTGTTAGAGCTTAGATAGTTGTTCACCCTGGCACATAAATGGTTGAGATCTGTTTTGGATGCATTTGAAATGGTGGACGGGCGCGCTAGTGTGCTGAGAAGGTAAACAAAATCTATTTCTTCTATTTTAGCTCCCTCCATGTACGGCAAAACGCTCACGAGCGGGAAGCACTCTTCGGACATGGTAATGAGGATTATGCTaaaagaatatttttctaaaatttttttgacatCTCAACACCGCTTTACCATGTCTATTATAGTCGAGAACGACCCGCTCGATCAGGTGGATGGATCAGCATCGTATGAGTTTGGGGCCACAAAAGTGATCAGTTCCGTCACAGGACCTATAGAGTCTGCAAGACCCAGAAATGAGCTGCCAACAAAAGCATATCTGGACATCAACATCAGACCATCCTCTGGCGTACCATCTACAAGGGAAACACTATTAGAACACAAATTGGGCCAGCTTCTTCCGACAGTGATAAACCTGGACCAATATCCGCGCCAAACAATACAGATTGCCGTTCAaattctgaaaaatggTGAACCCAAAGAATACACAGCAAGACAGCTAGTTGCAATCATAAACTCCGTTTTCGTCGCTCTCATCAACAGTGGAATCTCGCTCAAATCATCATTTATGGCTACATGTTGTAGTATCAGCACAGAAGGAGAGATCAAGACGTCTCCCACGTCATCAGACTTGTCCGGCTCTGTTTCTCacttcgtcgtcgtttATTCCATCAAAAATCACCAAATTGACAATCTTTTGTTTTGCGACGGACTGGGTACCTtcaagcagaaacagctgttCGACGTACTAGACCGTGCCGCATCAGAGATACACTTgaatttccagcagatcagACAGGTGATCTCAAGTCACGTGTCGCAGAATTATATATGGAAAGCCTAATTTATCATTATGATTTACTATATATTTAGAGCTTCAATCTCTCGAGGTTCTTGATGGTGGCCTCGAAACCCTCAATCTCGGCCAACTGGTTAGAGCGAGTCgtcttgtttttctcctGGACTTCCTTAGAAACCTTCTTCTCGTAGTCAGGAGCATTAATCATTTTTTCTAGGTTATTCAAAGCACCCTTGGCTTTATTCAACTTCTTGACGACTTTCTCGATTTCCTTGTCCAAGTCGACCATTCCCTTCACAAGCAAGTGAACGTTACATCCCGGAACAACAGCTGCAAGAGCACATCCGTCTGGAATGTCCTTGACATCCGTCACGACAGTGATGCCGTCAACAGCTTTGATCAAAGACACAATAGAGTCGGTCTGATCTCTGGCGATGGCAGCATATTCCGGCTTAGAAGCCTCAACAAAGACCTGTGCGTTCTTTGTGATGTTAAATTGAGAAAGTAACGATCTGGCGTTCTTCGTGATTTCCAAGACCAACTCGTAAGCTTCGTAGGCCTCCTGGTTATCATACTCCTCGACGTATTCTGGGTAAGCGGCCTTCACAATTGTTTCGCTCTTCTCAGTTGATCTCTTAGGAAGTCTTTGCCACATTTCTTCCGTCACAAATGGCATGAATGGGTGGATAAGTCTGAGAGCAGAGTCGATACAAGTGTATAAGGTGTCTCTAGCAGATTTCTTCTGAGAGTCTGTTCCTTCCAAAATTAAGAACTTGGAGTTCTCGATGTAAACGTCACAAAGATCGTACAACCAGAAGTTGTAAATAGCCTGTGTGGCATCGTAGAACTCTCTCTCGTCAAGAGCCTTGTTCACCTTCTCAGAACACTTGGACAGCTTGTGCAAAATCCATTTTTCGACAAGAGCCTCGCCTCCATTAAGAGCACCAGTAGGTGGAGGAGTGTAGTCGTCGCCCAGTCGCATCAACACGAACTTGGTAGCTTGGAAAATCTTGTTGCAGAATTTACGGTATCCTGCAACTCTCAAAATATCCAGGTTGATGTCTCGTCCACCAGTGGTGTAGGCACAAAGAGCAAATCTCAAAGCATCAGTACCACACTCTGGAATACCGTTCGGATACGACTCCTTCTGGCCGGCCTTGGCTTTCTCGATTTCTCTGGAATCAAGGTTACCAGCTAGCAACTGTTTGTGCAAGTCTTCTAGGCTGATACCGTGGATCACGTCAGTCGGGTCAATCACATTACCCAGAGATTTACTCATTTTTCTTCCCTGTGCATCACGAACCAGCGAGTGGCAGAACACCTCTTTGAAAGGAACGGTGCCGGTCATCTTGATGCCAAGCATGATCATTCTCGAAACCCAGAAGAAAAGAATATCCCAACCAGTCTCTAGCATGGACATCGGATAGAACTTCTCCATGTCCTTGGTCTTGTGAGGCCAGCCCAATGTGGAGAACGGCCACAGTCCGGACGAGAACCACGTATCTAGAACGTCCTCATCCTGTTCTAGAGTGAAGTTCTTGCCAGGGAACGCTTTTTCTGCCTTTTCGCGGGCCTCTGTTTCGTTTCTGCCAGAGAACCAATATTTTCCATCATTTCTATCATTGTTTTCTCCTTCGATGTTTGCAAAGTAGACTGGACATCTGTGGCCCCACCAGAGCTGTCTCGAAATACACCAATCTTGAATGTTTTCTAGCCATCTGAAGAATTCTGCCTCGGAGCTCTTCGGAGCAATCTTGATTTCTCCACTCTTGACAGCGTCAATGGCCGCTTGGGCCATCTTCTTTTGGGCAACCCACCATTGTGGCTTCAGGTAAGGTTCAATAATATCGCCGGATCTTGAGCAGATTGGCAACGTCATCTCGTTGTCCTCTTGGCCGACGTAAAGACCCTTTTCCTTCAACTTCTCAATGACCAGTGGTCTAGCATCAAATCTTTTGATACCTTCCCACTCACCACAGTTGGAGTTCAGCTTGCCGTCATCAGTGTAGATGTTGATGAATTCAAGGTTGTTTCTTTTACCTGTGTTGTAATCGTTCAGATCGTGGCCAGGAGTGATTTTCACAGCACCAGTACCAAACTCCATGTCCACAGCCTCTGCATCGGTAATTATCGGCAGCTTTCTGTCGAGGAATGGATGTTGGACGTACTTCCCGTGTAAATGGGTGTATCTAGGGTCATTTGGATGGACAGCAACAGCCGTGTCACCAAAGATGGTCTCTGGACGCGTGGTAGCAACGACAACTTTCTCGTCGGAATCAACGACAGGGTAAGCAAAAGACGTCAGAACACCAAACTCGACTTTGTTCTCGTAACCTGGCACAGAGAGCAGGCTTCTAGGAGGAACAACCTTGTTGTCAACTTCCAAATTAGACAAAGCAGTGCTGAGCTGAACAGACCAGTTGACCAGTCTCAAGTCACGGTAAATGGTTCCCTCTTCGTGCAGTCTGACAAAAGTCTCGGTAACTGCCTCCGAAAGCTCTGGACTGAGAGTGAAGGCTTCTCTAGTCCAGTCGTACGAAGCACCCATCATTTGGAATTGAGACTTGATTTTCTTATGGTAGATTTCCTTCCAGTCCCACACTTTCTCCACAAAGGCTTCACGGCCCAAATCGTGTCTAGTTATCTTTTCTTTGGCCCACAAGTTCTTCTCCACAACGGATTGAGTAGCAATACCGGCATGGTCGAAACCTGGCAAAAATAGCACGGTCTTGCCCTTCATTCTATTGTATCTAATCAGCGAGTCCTGGATGGCAACAGTCAAGGCATGGCCGATGTGCAGAGCACCCGTGACgtttggtggaggagcaggaatACAGAATAAGCCTTCTGGCTTGATATCGCCGTCCTCGGTGAATTCTGGCTCAAAATATCCTTGCTTAATCCACCATTGGTACCAAGACGACTCGACAGCCTTTGGGTTATAAGCAGAAAACGACTTGTCTTCCAAACTGACCAATATCTTCTTTTCTCCAGGAAGAGTCTTGTCTACAAACTCAGGAGTTGGCTCTGCCTCCTTCTTTgtttccttcttctttttctcctggTTTTTGGCGGCATTCTTTGCGAGTTCCTGTTGCTTGGCCTGCTTAGCAAGGAActtggccattttctcGGCCTTCTTTCTTTCCTTCTCTAGCTCCTTGGCCGATTTAGGTGGATCCTGTGGTGCTGCTTGTCCTTCACTCATTCTGGATATGGAAAAGGTTCTTGATATGTTCAAATTTCCTCGTATACAAGCACTAATTCTGGCTGTATACCTGCTCAATAGCATAAACTATTGACAATCAAGAAGAGTCAAAAGATTTTAGATTCAATTATCAACgaagaaggaaaaaaaaaagttacTTACCCGGTCCTTTGTATAAGATTATCTTCTAGATGGGTCTTGCTGATAGTCTCCTGGCGGGCTATTCAAGTGAGGAAGAGGGCCAAGAGTCTGATATTGAGCTCCAGGATGCTGACGATCAGCAGCCttcttttcagcagctgaTATCGGTTCCAGATCTGAGTCTTATCACAGATATAAGGAAAT from Ogataea parapolymorpha DL-1 chromosome VI, whole genome shotgun sequence encodes:
- a CDS encoding Polynucleotide kinase 3' phosphatase, encoding MTENSIASILTGKPNTESKVSKSFSRKSQVSSTASLKREPKQGWRSHGSHCLTYALDTKLTAPVKVAAFDLDDTLITTKSGYKFGCGSFDWKFKFDVPGIFTKLQAEDYTIVIFSNQASVVNAPDSKSLKILTTKIDDIIKHLEKPVIYYASTRKSRKDKSKHDLDLYTLFRKPNTGMFSQFLEDYQLTEEMLDRDNSFFVGDAAGRPGDFSDSDLKFAENLKLQFYSPEEYFPSMKHVTNEDG
- a CDS encoding Mitochondrial membrane transporter translates to MSNSKLRQGVEVPPYISAMGGAVSGLVARMVIAPIDIIKIRLQLNGGQDRYRGIIQTVRTILHNEGIRAFWKGNLPAEIMYLIYGATQFATYSTLNQLVSDTEKTLELKVPGSVHAVTIGALSGCVSTVMSYPFDVLRTRLAAKENPYFTSFLAEAKEMYAKDGIRAFFRGIQLSMGYVSLSMGVSFGVYSFYKDHMANTPLEPAAGLVAGTISKTFVYPLDLVKRRKHMAHEGRFVATMRNILATEGIRGAYHGLTPALIKAAPTAAVSFWCYEWTVDWLMRAKDKFT
- a CDS encoding Nucleolar protein, forms a complex with Nop14p, with protein sequence MAPVRRKKATETASEPEKLTIERVKELHNQIRESPKYFNNIAILIDEYKALLKEFGTDTNEDLNILTRFVSLTLLKVFDHIITTKQLKLTSFENEQKETVRKWLKSKYDDFKLCLVETWKIDIDNEGVYALKMDNLDSLMKFVKIESKHFSSNKDEPFFSNRTYKLVLQHLLITGNLSQMLAHDATIDNFLILEFRESYFNKYWDLRYFFFSELRSILETELDPDTQQLIVSNVITVIKPQPLYDLKNPELTMYVDNPPKTVSNMRQFRSTFEKCILKLINLKLLPEQYKAFLLILHKRIIPFFNNPTKLMDFLTDSYNLGFNVKDISLSILSLNGLWELMRQYNLEYPDFYTKLYAILTPELLHLSYRSRFFRLLDIFMSSTHISSAIVASFIKRLGRLCLTAPPSGIVCVIPFVYNLLKRHPTCMLLIHCTERETADQFDDKERDPAKTNALESSAWELEAVIHHYHPNVGSLAKIFTQPFNKYSYNMEDFLDWSYSKLVDNELNKRFKGELAVELESWDSLLGEEGYLKEYVY
- a CDS encoding Pre-rRNA-processing protein RIX1, producing the protein MSEECFPLVSVLPYMEGAKIEEIDFVYLLSTLARPSTISNASKTDLNHLCARVNNYLSSNNVRYRWLGSKLAIVLNTHIEITASEYTSKYLGALIKALESKCFIKDEASAPVYAIVTLESCCDALSFIIGNIRGKHALTREVLTPKLPSVIGSLLEIINLVPQKAIDLLYDLLKNNSTTFRPFGSKFERALLGLLGSDGFNKFEYQLQHKIFKSLALLSFSLTKNSTSELWRTKFNHYVQETKSVIQIYSEFMSLDEDEDLMQQLNALPSVPEKFEPSFPPLDIDLNESPLQIMKIVSRVDLLVNLLVEFLQVPTPQVKAPIGYLLMIGQILVGIDHRFTPIKRDIRDVTLRQIIAQSATLMNHVGLKLLNVLPDIFGGDLLPHLNSVLSSIDTLIPVSRVNGRIIVDEAGVLDNPELIFAGLKTRINFLELVEGFTNMSLLHKSIDAALILSKPRVPQGLVKSSEQRLKNVSMSDLLSDQKTFITEATQDQKNVLRQYFKVLLTRCVVNYSKQSEILRVIILDAVKGAEMKELLHAALLYPHKEANASVLPMVKQLLDDDELVSVFLNPRLPVLPTKRVGDQALIEEREQEREGEDEDEERPVKKIKIEKTVTVEAPAKDNLKEDTIEETKESLETTSKDDVSDYEKMIFKPVGSLVENMDVAQASVEDVKPVAVEQASSAQSPSGSPSADESDFEIPEIDIDDD
- a CDS encoding Protein involved in rRNA processing, whose product is MSIIVENDPLDQVDGSASYEFGATKVISSVTGPIESARPRNELPTKAYLDINIRPSSGVPSTRETLLEHKLGQLLPTVINLDQYPRQTIQIAVQILKNGEPKEYTARQLVAIINSVFVALINSGISLKSSFMATCCSISTEGEIKTSPTSSDLSGSVSHFVVVYSIKNHQIDNLLFCDGLGTFKQKQLFDVLDRAASEIHLNFQQIRQVISSHVSQNYIWKA
- a CDS encoding Valine--tRNA ligase, mitochondrial, encoding MSEGQAAPQDPPKSAKELEKERKKAEKMAKFLAKQAKQQELAKNAAKNQEKKKKETKKEAEPTPEFVDKTLPGEKKILVSLEDKSFSAYNPKAVESSWYQWWIKQGYFEPEFTEDGDIKPEGLFCIPAPPPNVTGALHIGHALTVAIQDSLIRYNRMKGKTVLFLPGFDHAGIATQSVVEKNLWAKEKITRHDLGREAFVEKVWDWKEIYHKKIKSQFQMMGASYDWTREAFTLSPELSEAVTETFVRLHEEGTIYRDLRLVNWSVQLSTALSNLEVDNKVVPPRSLLSVPGYENKVEFGVLTSFAYPVVDSDEKVVVATTRPETIFGDTAVAVHPNDPRYTHLHGKYVQHPFLDRKLPIITDAEAVDMEFGTGAVKITPGHDLNDYNTGKRNNLEFINIYTDDGKLNSNCGEWEGIKRFDARPLVIEKLKEKGLYVGQEDNEMTLPICSRSGDIIEPYLKPQWWVAQKKMAQAAIDAVKSGEIKIAPKSSEAEFFRWLENIQDWCISRQLWWGHRCPVYFANIEGENNDRNDGKYWFSGRNETEAREKAEKAFPGKNFTLEQDEDVLDTWFSSGLWPFSTLGWPHKTKDMEKFYPMSMLETGWDILFFWVSRMIMLGIKMTGTVPFKEVFCHSLVRDAQGRKMSKSLGNVIDPTDVIHGISLEDLHKQLLAGNLDSREIEKAKAGQKESYPNGIPECGTDALRFALCAYTTGGRDINLDILRVAGYRKFCNKIFQATKFVLMRLGDDYTPPPTGALNGGEALVEKWILHKLSKCSEKVNKALDEREFYDATQAIYNFWLYDLCDVYIENSKFLILEGTDSQKKSARDTLYTCIDSALRLIHPFMPFVTEEMWQRLPKRSTEKSETIVKAAYPEYVEEYDNQEAYEAYELVLEITKNARSLLSQFNITKNAQVFVEASKPEYAAIARDQTDSIVSLIKAVDGITVVTDVKDIPDGCALAAVVPGCNVHLLVKGMVDLDKEIEKVVKKLNKAKGALNNLEKMINAPDYEKKVSKEVQEKNKTTRSNQLAEIEGFEATIKNLERLKL